A stretch of the Bacillus licheniformis DSM 13 = ATCC 14580 genome encodes the following:
- a CDS encoding PadR family transcriptional regulator yields MKKTAENYLPLTQATYYILLSLTQPLHGYGIMQRVESMSEGEVKLGPGTLYGALSKLEKQGLIKKEGETGDNRRKQYILTNEGWAVVELEFKRLSKLVAISQSIFQKEGDTSNE; encoded by the coding sequence ATGAAAAAAACGGCGGAAAACTATCTACCGCTTACGCAGGCTACATATTACATATTATTGTCATTAACTCAACCATTACACGGCTACGGCATTATGCAAAGGGTTGAGAGCATGAGCGAGGGAGAGGTCAAACTAGGGCCTGGCACTCTTTATGGTGCATTAAGCAAACTCGAAAAGCAGGGGTTGATTAAAAAGGAAGGCGAAACCGGCGATAATCGGAGAAAGCAGTATATTTTAACGAATGAAGGATGGGCGGTTGTTGAACTCGAATTTAAACGTCTGTCTAAATTGGTGGCGATCAGTCAATCTATTTTTCAAAAAGAGGGAGATACAAGCAATGAGTAA
- a CDS encoding MerR family transcriptional regulator, with translation MKMKVKEVADLVGISVRTLHHYDEIGLLAPSETTEAGYRLYSDDDLEKLQQILFFRELDFPLKKIKSILENPSFDKNEALQLHRKALLEKRSRLDQMIATIDKTIQFAKGEINMTNEEKFAGFDFSQNPYEEEARERWGDEAVDRSKAYIESMSEGERKKMEQQYDAIYRKIAALREGAPDSEEAQAAIKEWYDFLNNNTGHSYSLEAFKGLGQMYVADKRFTKNIDQYGAGLAKFMCDAMTVFADRNQE, from the coding sequence ATGAAAATGAAAGTAAAGGAAGTGGCCGATTTAGTCGGCATCAGTGTGCGCACACTGCATCATTATGATGAAATCGGGTTATTAGCTCCGTCGGAGACAACCGAAGCCGGATATCGGCTGTATTCAGATGACGATCTGGAAAAGCTGCAGCAAATCTTATTTTTCAGAGAGCTTGACTTCCCTTTAAAAAAGATTAAAAGCATTCTTGAGAACCCTTCATTTGACAAGAATGAGGCGCTTCAGCTCCACCGCAAAGCGCTGCTGGAGAAAAGGAGCCGGCTTGACCAAATGATTGCGACAATCGATAAAACGATCCAATTTGCGAAAGGAGAAATCAACATGACAAACGAGGAAAAATTCGCGGGTTTTGATTTCAGTCAAAACCCGTATGAGGAAGAAGCGCGGGAACGCTGGGGAGATGAAGCCGTCGACAGATCGAAGGCCTATATCGAATCGATGTCCGAAGGTGAACGAAAAAAAATGGAACAGCAATATGACGCCATTTACAGAAAAATCGCCGCTCTCAGAGAAGGCGCCCCCGACTCAGAGGAAGCACAGGCGGCTATAAAGGAATGGTACGACTTTCTGAACAATAACACCGGCCACAGCTATTCGCTGGAAGCTTTCAAAGGTCTAGGACAAATGTATGTGGCTGACAAGCGCTTTACGAAAAACATCGATCAATACGGCGCCGGCTTGGCGAAGTTCATGTGCGACGCCATGACGGTGTTTGCTGACAGAAATCAGGAATAA